One part of the Raphanus sativus cultivar WK10039 chromosome 7, ASM80110v3, whole genome shotgun sequence genome encodes these proteins:
- the LOC108817661 gene encoding uncharacterized protein LOC108817661 isoform X4: MVEPPVNSSSLGKMLLEEVSPVVMVLCTPLVEETFLKNGLSFVETLKPFCNFSNIDVPVRTSGDQLYRLKRFTLRLFNASDIRQPNVEVAKQRLLHVITQAGEKVFHDLKSDPPQITDILSNPESEIAPTWFQYYNKELIRTLSFSDHEAFDHPVACLLVVSSKDEDPLNKFVDLFNTNRLPSLLNDGIMDPKILKHYLLVHDNQDATTERTSKVLSEMRSTFGNNECNLLCTNSSKEGNIEHQANPWASFKSSVPAEKLGCALTGDDIVEIKDLMQEFASRHIIPYMEQKVRDLNQQISATRKGLRNQIKNLWWRKGKDDIPDSTKGSIYTYSSTESQIRILGDYAFMLHDYELALSSYRLISTDYKLDKAWKHYAGVQEMMGLAYFISDQSIKEAEYCMENASSTYMKLGKSGFQNATRCGLWWAEMLKARDQYKEAASVYFRICGEEPLHAAVMLEQASYCFVLTKPAMLHKYGFHLVLSGDHYKICDQVNHAIRTYRSAISVYESTTWSHIKDHVYFHIGQWYAIVGMNDVAVRNMLRVLDCGNQSKSTQEIFLRDFFNIVKKTGMKHEVVGLRLPVINMSSLQVIYEDHRTYASQASALVEESIWQSLEDDIIPSLNSGKSNWLELQSKLLPKKYKESNVCVVGESVKLDLEFRNPLLISTSVTSVSLICELTANSDDLKLDKEPSSLSLETEHNQVATSGFSSFTLSEVDFTLGGGEKKLVRLTVTPSEEGILKIVGVRWELSGSIVGVHYFQSVPTKAKTNKARKKNKLTPTDALKFLVIKSLPRLEGSIDHLPEKLYAGDLRYLVLELKNSSESPIKNLKMKISHPRFVNPESHEEELTPGFPDCLRKGHEQNTVQRVTSRTSVFAFPKDVSLQGDRSLRWPLWLRAATPGTISLYFTIYYEMENVSSIMKYRTLRMHYNLKVLPSLETSFEITPSPSRLQEFLVRMDIVNRANSESFEIDQLSTVGCRWGISLLQPVDTILPSKSLLPGQALSCFFMIKDCRKPGTEEEKTMSIPLSQSDIKLITQDDDEKLFDIVNSPLASFHESERSFSGTSDPSSPDTVDFILISRLAKSSNPSAVSDIPKILSHDSCHNRIKSSIPLSWSLDGPKTINHDFSTSLCEIKLKMVVRNTSDGFLSVSINTIDGGLPDTSAPTPSSGNQSGWRYVPAITEEMKLTSDVMGSRLGKPPASMESSPPFIWSGSSSTKVKIQPLSTTEIPLQISVFSPGVYNLSSYTLIWEHENASSSTSSGTCQGYPCYLTVLQSE, from the exons ATGGTGGAGCCGCCGGTGAACTCTTCTTCGCTAGGGAAAATGCTATTGGAGGAGGTGAGTCCAGTGGTCATGGTTCTCTGCACGCCTCTCGTTGAAGAGACTTTCCTCAAGAATGGTCTATCCTTTGTGGAAACGCTTAAGCCCTTCTGCAACTTCAGTAACATCGATG TTCCTGTTCGGACCTCAGGCGATCAGCTTTATCGTCTAAAGAGGTTTACGCTGAGGTTGTTTAATGCCTCAGATATCAGACAACCTAACGTAGAG GTTGCAAAGCAACGGCTACTACATGTTATTACTCAAGCTGGGGAGAAGGTTTTTCACGATTTGAAATCTGACCCTCCTCAAATTACTGATATACTCTCTA ATCCAGAGTCTGAAATTGCACCCACATGGTTTCAGTATTACAATAAAGAACTTATCCGTACCTTGTCGTTTTCAGACCATGAAGCGTTTGATCATCCTGTGGCTT GTCTCTTGGTCGTTTCATCAAAAGACGAAGACcctttaaataaatttgtagatCTTTTCAATACCAATAGATTACCTTCTCTGCTTAATGATGGGATCATGGACCCAAAGATTTTGAAGCATTACTTATTGGTGCATGACAATCAAGATGCAACAACAGAGAG aACGTCTAAAGTCCTGTCTGAGATGAGAAGTACGTTTGGAAATAATGAATGCAACTTACTTTGCACTAATTCATCTAAAGAGGGGAACATAGAACACCAGGCTAATCCCTGGGCTTCATTT AAATCAAGTGTCCCGGCTGAAAAACTTGGATGTGCTCTTACTGGCGACGATATTGTGGAG ATCAAAGATCTGATGCAAGAGTTTGCTTCCAGGCATATAATTCCATACATGGAGCAGAAAGTCCGAGATCTTAATCAACAG ATTTCTGCAACAAGGAAAGGACTTAGAAACCAGATAAAGAACTTATGGTGGAGAAAAGGAAAAGACGATATTCCGGATTCGACTAAAGGTTCTAT CTATACCTATAGCTCCACCGAATCTCAAATCAGAATTTTGGGTGACTACGCCTTCATGTTGCATGACTATGAACTTGCATTGTCTAGCTATCGCTTAATATCAACTGATTACAAGCTCGATAAAGCTTGGAAGCACTATGCCGGTGTCCAG GAAATGATGGGACTCGCATATTTCATCTCAGACCAGTCAATAAAGGAAGCTGAGTACTGCATGGAAAATGCATCCAGCACTTATATG AAACTTGGGAAGTCTGGCTTTCAAAATGCTACTAGATGTGGGCTCTGGTGGGCAGAGATGCTAAAGGCTAGAGACCAGTACAAAGAAGCGGCTTCTGTTTACTTCCGCATATGTGGAGAG GAACCATTGCACGCTGCAGTCATGTTAGAGCAGGCTTCTTACTGCTTCGTGTTAACTAAGCCAGCGATGCTACACAAGTATGGATTTCATCTAGTTCTCTCAGGAGACCACTATAAAATCTGTGATCAG GTTAACCATGCAATTCGTACATATAGAAGCGCGATCTCTGTTTATGAATCAACTACTTGGAGCCATATCAAAGACCATGTTTACTTTCATATTGGACA GTGGTATGCAATTGTCGGGATGAATGATGTTGCAGTTAGAAACATGCTCAGAGTACTGGACTGTGGAAACCAGTCCAAGTCTACCCAAGAGATTTTTCTCAGAGACTTTTTCAACATAGTTAAG AAAACTGGAATGAAGCACGAGGTGGTGGGACTTCGACTACCAGTTATTAATATGTCGTCTCTTCAAGTTATATATGAAGACCATCGCACTTATGCATCTCAAGCTTCT GCTCTTGTAGAAGAGAGCATTTGGCAATCATTGGAGGATGATATCATTCCATCGTTAAACTCTGGCAAGTCAAACTGGTTGGAGTTACAGTCAAAGCTACTGCCTAAGAAATACAAGGAATCAAATGTTTGTGTCGTTGGAG AGTCAGTGAAATTGGATCTGGAGTTTAGGAATCCACTGCTAATCTCTACTTCCGTTACAAGCGTCTCTCTCATCTGTGAACTTACCGCAAATTCGGATGACTTAAAATTGG ATAAAGAGCCAAGTAGCTTAAGCTTGGAGACCGAACACAATCA GGTTGCAACCtctggtttctcttctttcacCTTGTCTGAAGTGGACTTCACATTAGGCGGAGGCGAGAAAAAGTTG GTGAGGCTCACAGTTACCCCCAGTGAAGAAGGTATCCTCAAAATTGTCGGTGTAAGGTGGGAGTTGTCTGGCTCCATTGTAGGCGTGCATTACTTCCAATCTGTGCCTACAAAGGCAAAAACTAACAAagcaagaaagaaaaacaaacttacTCCCACTGATGCCTTGAAATTTTTGGTCATTAAG AGTCTACCCAGGCTTGAGGGTTCAATTGATCATCTGCCTGAGAAATTGTATGCTGGAGATCTTCGTTATCTTGTTTTAGAGTTAAAAAATAGTTCAGAATCTCCAATAAAG AATCTTAAAATGAAGATTAGCCATCCAAGATTTGTAAATCCTGAAAGTCATGAAGAAGAGCTGACACCCGGATTTCCAGATTGCTTAAGGAAGGGCCATGAACAAAATACTGTCCAGCGTGTAACAAGTAGAACtagtgtatttgcatttccaaaG GATGTATCACTGCAAGGAGACCGATCTTTGAGGTGGCCTCTTTGGCTTCGAGCTGCCACCCCTGGAACGATATCTTTGTATTTCACAATATACTACGAGATGGAAAATGTATCAAGCATCATGAAGTATCGCACCCTAAGGATGCATTATAATTTAAAG GTATTACCATCTCTTGAGACCTCGTTCGAAATCACCCCCTCTCCATCAAGATTGCAAGAATTTCTTGTGCGTATGGATATCGTGAACCGTGCGAATTCAGAGTCTTTCGAAATTGATCAGTTGTCAACAGTTGGGTGTCGGTGGGGTATCTCGTTGCTTCAGCCTGTTGATACAATCTTACCTTCCAAGTCTCTACTTCCTGGGCAAGCTTTATCATGTTTCTTCATGATTAAG GATTGCAGAAAACCCGGGACTGAAGAAGAGAAAACCATGTCTATTCCTCTTAGCCAAAGCGACATAAAACTGATTACTCAGGATGACGATGAAAAGCTTTTTGATATCGTTAACTCACCTTTAGCAAGCTTCCATGAAAGCGAAAGGTCATTTAGTGGAACCTCAGATCCG TCAAGTCCGGATACGGTTGACTTCATTCTAATATCTCGCCTAGCAAAATCCAGCAATCCATCAGCAGTGTCAGATATACCAAAGATTCTGTCTCACGATTCATGTCATAATAG AATCAAGAGCTCAATCCCGCTCTCATGGTCACTAGACGGTCCCAAAACCATAAACCACGATTTTTCGACCTCCTTGTGCGAAATCAAACTAAAGATGGTAGTCAGAAATACATCTGATGGATTTTTATCTGTGAGCATCAACACCATTGATGGCGGCCTACCAGATACATCAGCACCAACTCCTTCCTCTGGAAACCAATCCGGGTGGCGCTACGTGCCAGCCATAACAGAGGAAATGAAACTAACTTCAGACGTCATGGGAAGCCGCCTGGGCAAACCACCAGCTTCGATGGAAAGCTCGCCTCCTTTCATATGGTCAGGTTCAAGTTCCACTAAGGTCAAAATCCAGCCATTGTCCACAACAGAGATCCCCCTGCAGATATCGGTTTTCTCTCCTGGTGTCTACAATCTCTCTTCGTATACACTTATATGGGAGCATGAAAACgcttcatcatcaacatcatcaggGACATGCCAAGGCTATCCTTGTTACCTTACTGTTCTTCAGTCTGAGTGA
- the LOC108817661 gene encoding uncharacterized protein LOC108817661 isoform X2 — translation MVEPPVNSSSLGKMLLEEVSPVVMVLCTPLVEETFLKNGLSFVETLKPFCNFSNIDVPVRTSGDQLYRLKRFTLRLFNASDIRQPNVEVAKQRLLHVITQAGEKVFHDLKSDPPQITDILSNPESEIAPTWFQYYNKELIRTLSFSDHEAFDHPVACLLVVSSKDEDPLNKFVDLFNTNRLPSLLNDGIMDPKILKHYLLVHDNQDATTERTSKVLSEMRSTFGNNECNLLCTNSSKEGNIEHQANPWASFKSSVPAEKLGCALTGDDIVEIKDLMQEFASRHIIPYMEQKVRDLNQQISATRKGLRNQIKNLWWRKGKDDIPDSTKGSIYTYSSTESQIRILGDYAFMLHDYELALSSYRLISTDYKLDKAWKHYAGVQEMMGLAYFISDQSIKEAEYCMENASSTYMKLGKSGFQNATRCGLWWAEMLKARDQYKEAASVYFRICGEEPLHAAVMLEQASYCFVLTKPAMLHKYGFHLVLSGDHYKICDQVNHAIRTYRSAISVYESTTWSHIKDHVYFHIGQWYAIVGMNDVAVRNMLRVLDCGNQSKSTQEIFLRDFFNIVKKTGMKHEVVGLRLPVINMSSLQVIYEDHRTYASQASALVEESIWQSLEDDIIPSLNSGKSNWLELQSKLLPKKYKESNVCVVGESVKLDLEFRNPLLISTSVTSVSLICELTANSDDLKLVDKEPSSLSLETEHNQVATSGFSSFTLSEVDFTLGGGEKKLVRLTVTPSEEGILKIVGVRWELSGSIVGVHYFQSVPTKAKTNKARKKNKLTPTDALKFLVIKSLPRLEGSIDHLPEKLYAGDLRYLVLELKNSSESPIKNLKMKISHPRFVNPESHEEELTPGFPDCLRKGHEQNTVQRVTSRTSVFAFPKDVSLQGDRSLRWPLWLRAATPGTISLYFTIYYEMENVSSIMKYRTLRMHYNLKVLPSLETSFEITPSPSRLQEFLVRMDIVNRANSESFEIDQLSTVGCRWGISLLQPVDTILPSKSLLPGQALSCFFMIKDCRKPGTEEEKTMSIPLSQSDIKLITQDDDEKLFDIVNSPLASFHESERSFSGTSDPSSPDTVDFILISRLAKSSNPSAVSDIPKILSHDSCHNRIKSSIPLSWSLDGPKTINHDFSTSLCEIKLKMVVRNTSDGFLSVSINTIDGGLPDTSAPTPSSGNQSGWRYVPAITEEMKLTSDVMGSRLGKPPASMESSPPFIWSGSSSTKVKIQPLSTTEIPLQISVFSPGVYNLSSYTLIWEHENASSSTSSGTCQGYPCYLTVLQSE, via the exons ATGGTGGAGCCGCCGGTGAACTCTTCTTCGCTAGGGAAAATGCTATTGGAGGAGGTGAGTCCAGTGGTCATGGTTCTCTGCACGCCTCTCGTTGAAGAGACTTTCCTCAAGAATGGTCTATCCTTTGTGGAAACGCTTAAGCCCTTCTGCAACTTCAGTAACATCGATG TTCCTGTTCGGACCTCAGGCGATCAGCTTTATCGTCTAAAGAGGTTTACGCTGAGGTTGTTTAATGCCTCAGATATCAGACAACCTAACGTAGAG GTTGCAAAGCAACGGCTACTACATGTTATTACTCAAGCTGGGGAGAAGGTTTTTCACGATTTGAAATCTGACCCTCCTCAAATTACTGATATACTCTCTA ATCCAGAGTCTGAAATTGCACCCACATGGTTTCAGTATTACAATAAAGAACTTATCCGTACCTTGTCGTTTTCAGACCATGAAGCGTTTGATCATCCTGTGGCTT GTCTCTTGGTCGTTTCATCAAAAGACGAAGACcctttaaataaatttgtagatCTTTTCAATACCAATAGATTACCTTCTCTGCTTAATGATGGGATCATGGACCCAAAGATTTTGAAGCATTACTTATTGGTGCATGACAATCAAGATGCAACAACAGAGAG aACGTCTAAAGTCCTGTCTGAGATGAGAAGTACGTTTGGAAATAATGAATGCAACTTACTTTGCACTAATTCATCTAAAGAGGGGAACATAGAACACCAGGCTAATCCCTGGGCTTCATTT AAATCAAGTGTCCCGGCTGAAAAACTTGGATGTGCTCTTACTGGCGACGATATTGTGGAG ATCAAAGATCTGATGCAAGAGTTTGCTTCCAGGCATATAATTCCATACATGGAGCAGAAAGTCCGAGATCTTAATCAACAG ATTTCTGCAACAAGGAAAGGACTTAGAAACCAGATAAAGAACTTATGGTGGAGAAAAGGAAAAGACGATATTCCGGATTCGACTAAAGGTTCTAT CTATACCTATAGCTCCACCGAATCTCAAATCAGAATTTTGGGTGACTACGCCTTCATGTTGCATGACTATGAACTTGCATTGTCTAGCTATCGCTTAATATCAACTGATTACAAGCTCGATAAAGCTTGGAAGCACTATGCCGGTGTCCAG GAAATGATGGGACTCGCATATTTCATCTCAGACCAGTCAATAAAGGAAGCTGAGTACTGCATGGAAAATGCATCCAGCACTTATATG AAACTTGGGAAGTCTGGCTTTCAAAATGCTACTAGATGTGGGCTCTGGTGGGCAGAGATGCTAAAGGCTAGAGACCAGTACAAAGAAGCGGCTTCTGTTTACTTCCGCATATGTGGAGAG GAACCATTGCACGCTGCAGTCATGTTAGAGCAGGCTTCTTACTGCTTCGTGTTAACTAAGCCAGCGATGCTACACAAGTATGGATTTCATCTAGTTCTCTCAGGAGACCACTATAAAATCTGTGATCAG GTTAACCATGCAATTCGTACATATAGAAGCGCGATCTCTGTTTATGAATCAACTACTTGGAGCCATATCAAAGACCATGTTTACTTTCATATTGGACA GTGGTATGCAATTGTCGGGATGAATGATGTTGCAGTTAGAAACATGCTCAGAGTACTGGACTGTGGAAACCAGTCCAAGTCTACCCAAGAGATTTTTCTCAGAGACTTTTTCAACATAGTTAAG AAAACTGGAATGAAGCACGAGGTGGTGGGACTTCGACTACCAGTTATTAATATGTCGTCTCTTCAAGTTATATATGAAGACCATCGCACTTATGCATCTCAAGCTTCT GCTCTTGTAGAAGAGAGCATTTGGCAATCATTGGAGGATGATATCATTCCATCGTTAAACTCTGGCAAGTCAAACTGGTTGGAGTTACAGTCAAAGCTACTGCCTAAGAAATACAAGGAATCAAATGTTTGTGTCGTTGGAG AGTCAGTGAAATTGGATCTGGAGTTTAGGAATCCACTGCTAATCTCTACTTCCGTTACAAGCGTCTCTCTCATCTGTGAACTTACCGCAAATTCGGATGACTTAAAATTGG TAGATAAAGAGCCAAGTAGCTTAAGCTTGGAGACCGAACACAATCA GGTTGCAACCtctggtttctcttctttcacCTTGTCTGAAGTGGACTTCACATTAGGCGGAGGCGAGAAAAAGTTG GTGAGGCTCACAGTTACCCCCAGTGAAGAAGGTATCCTCAAAATTGTCGGTGTAAGGTGGGAGTTGTCTGGCTCCATTGTAGGCGTGCATTACTTCCAATCTGTGCCTACAAAGGCAAAAACTAACAAagcaagaaagaaaaacaaacttacTCCCACTGATGCCTTGAAATTTTTGGTCATTAAG AGTCTACCCAGGCTTGAGGGTTCAATTGATCATCTGCCTGAGAAATTGTATGCTGGAGATCTTCGTTATCTTGTTTTAGAGTTAAAAAATAGTTCAGAATCTCCAATAAAG AATCTTAAAATGAAGATTAGCCATCCAAGATTTGTAAATCCTGAAAGTCATGAAGAAGAGCTGACACCCGGATTTCCAGATTGCTTAAGGAAGGGCCATGAACAAAATACTGTCCAGCGTGTAACAAGTAGAACtagtgtatttgcatttccaaaG GATGTATCACTGCAAGGAGACCGATCTTTGAGGTGGCCTCTTTGGCTTCGAGCTGCCACCCCTGGAACGATATCTTTGTATTTCACAATATACTACGAGATGGAAAATGTATCAAGCATCATGAAGTATCGCACCCTAAGGATGCATTATAATTTAAAG GTATTACCATCTCTTGAGACCTCGTTCGAAATCACCCCCTCTCCATCAAGATTGCAAGAATTTCTTGTGCGTATGGATATCGTGAACCGTGCGAATTCAGAGTCTTTCGAAATTGATCAGTTGTCAACAGTTGGGTGTCGGTGGGGTATCTCGTTGCTTCAGCCTGTTGATACAATCTTACCTTCCAAGTCTCTACTTCCTGGGCAAGCTTTATCATGTTTCTTCATGATTAAG GATTGCAGAAAACCCGGGACTGAAGAAGAGAAAACCATGTCTATTCCTCTTAGCCAAAGCGACATAAAACTGATTACTCAGGATGACGATGAAAAGCTTTTTGATATCGTTAACTCACCTTTAGCAAGCTTCCATGAAAGCGAAAGGTCATTTAGTGGAACCTCAGATCCG TCAAGTCCGGATACGGTTGACTTCATTCTAATATCTCGCCTAGCAAAATCCAGCAATCCATCAGCAGTGTCAGATATACCAAAGATTCTGTCTCACGATTCATGTCATAATAG AATCAAGAGCTCAATCCCGCTCTCATGGTCACTAGACGGTCCCAAAACCATAAACCACGATTTTTCGACCTCCTTGTGCGAAATCAAACTAAAGATGGTAGTCAGAAATACATCTGATGGATTTTTATCTGTGAGCATCAACACCATTGATGGCGGCCTACCAGATACATCAGCACCAACTCCTTCCTCTGGAAACCAATCCGGGTGGCGCTACGTGCCAGCCATAACAGAGGAAATGAAACTAACTTCAGACGTCATGGGAAGCCGCCTGGGCAAACCACCAGCTTCGATGGAAAGCTCGCCTCCTTTCATATGGTCAGGTTCAAGTTCCACTAAGGTCAAAATCCAGCCATTGTCCACAACAGAGATCCCCCTGCAGATATCGGTTTTCTCTCCTGGTGTCTACAATCTCTCTTCGTATACACTTATATGGGAGCATGAAAACgcttcatcatcaacatcatcaggGACATGCCAAGGCTATCCTTGTTACCTTACTGTTCTTCAGTCTGAGTGA